A window of Proteiniborus sp. DW1 genomic DNA:
AGCCTGTGCTAATCTATTTGGGCTATTAGGCTTCACACCGCCCACATCAGATTATAGTGTCACATTAGCATTAGCAATTATCACAACTGTATTGATTCATTTCTTTGGAATCAAGACAAAAGGAATAGGAAGCTATTTAAAAGGCTTCTTTGAACCTATCCCACTATTGTTTCCTATAAACCTATTAGGAGAGTTAGCAACACCAATTTCATTGTCTTTCCGTTTATTTGGAAACATTCTAAGTGGTGTTATCATTATGTCACTTGTCTACAGTGCTTTAAATAGCATATCAATGGTTATAACACCTTTTGTAGCACCAATTTTACATGCATATTTTGATTTATTCTCAGGTTTAATTCAAACATTTATATTTATTATGCTCACAATGGTAAACATATCTAGTAGTATGGCCGATGAGGAGCCTGAAGGAGCAACAAAATAGTTTCAAATAAAATTAATTATAAAAATATTTTGATATTTAAGGAGGAAATAAAATGATACAAGGAATTTCAAACGAAGCTTTTATATTAGGATGTTCAGCAATAGGAGCAGGCTTAGCACTTATAGCAGGTATAGGTCCTGGAGTTGGACAGGGATATGCTGCTGGTAAAGCTTGTGAGGCTGTTGGTAGACAACCAGAAGCTAAAGGAGACATTATCCAAACTATGCTTCTTGGTCAGGCAGTTGCAGAGACAACTGGTATCTACGGATTAGTTATCGGTATTATCCTACTATTCGTAAGACCACTAATGGGAGCACTATAGAAAATACAAAGAGGTGGGGAATAAAGCCCATCTCTTGTTTCTGCATTCATTGTTAAGACTAAAACATATGGAAAGCCATTTTATATACACTTCATAGCAAGGAAGGGAGGCTTAAAGCATGGATATTCAAATAAATGTATTACCAGATCTGGTCAATTTTTCGCTACAGATAGCAGCGACAATAGTACTATTTTTGGTAATGAGACATTTTTTATTTAAATCAGTTTCAGAATTCTTAGCTGCTAGAAAAGAAAGAATAGCGAAAGACATAGAAGAAGCTAAACTTCAAAGAGAAGAAGCTGAAAATCTAAGAAAAGAATATGAGGCTAGAATAGATGAAGCTAAAAATGAAGCGAGAGGCATAGTAGAATCTGCTAAGAAGAGAGGCGAAGAGCTTAAGGATCAAATCTTAGTGGAAGCAAAAACAGAGGCTAGTAATGTACTAGCTAAAGCAAGAAATGACATAGAAAGAGAAAAAGAAAAAACCATGGCTGAACTAAAGTCAGAGGTTGTTCAAATAGCTATGATGGCAGCAGAAAAAGTAGTTGAGAAAAGCTTAGATGAAAAGGCTCATAAAGATATGATTAAAAAGTTTGTTGATGAGGTAGGGGAAGCACAATGGCAGAATTAGTAGGAAAAAGGTATGCCGAAGCCCTATTTGAAGTTGCTCTTGAACTTAATAAACTTGAAGTATTTAAAGAAGAAATAAAAGCCATATCACAGGTGCTAAATAGCGAGCCTAAGCTAAAAACCATATTTGAGCACCCTAAGCTTTCAAAGGATGAAAAGAAAGACATTATAAACTCTATTTTTAAGGATAGAGTATCACAAGAGATTATAAATCTATGCTATATAGTTATAGATAAAGGTCGAGAGGCCTATTTAACTCAGATTAGTGAAGAGTACACAAAACTATCTAATGAGAGTCAAGGAATAGTAGAGGCCAAGGCTATTACTGCAATTCCTATGGATGAAGAAGAAATGAAGAAGCTGGAAAATCAACTATCTAAGAAATTAGACAAAAAGGTTCTTCTTTCAAATGAAATAGATAGCACCATAGTAGGTGGAGTTCTTGTAAAGATAGGAGATAAAATTATAGACGCAAGTATTAAGGGCAGATTTGAAAAGCTTTACAAGGACTTAAATACGCAAAGAGTAAGAATAGGATAGGGGTGAAGAACTAAATGAATCTAAGACCTGAAGAAATCAGCTCAATTATAAAAGAGCAGATTAAAAGATACGAGAAAGAAATAGATGTTGTAGATGTAGGCACAGTAATTCAAGTTGGGGATGCCATAGCAAGAATTCACGGCCTTGAAAACTGTATGGCAGGAGAGCTTTTAGAGTTCCCTGGTGAAGTATACGGTATGGCTCTTAACCTTGAGGAAGACAATGTAGGTTGCGTTCTTTTAGGTTCTGATGAAAATATAAAAGAAGGTGACACAGTTAAGAGAACTGGAAGAATAGTTGAAGTTCCAGTAGGAGATAGTCTAATAGGTAGGGTTGTAAATGCACTTGGTCAGCCAATAGACGGAAAGGGACCAATAAACACAGATAAATTTAGACCAGTTGAATCAAATGCACCTGGAGTTATTGAAAGAAAGTCAGTTTCTGTACCGCTTCAAACTGGTATCAAAGCTATAGACTCTATGATACCAATTGGAAGGGGGCAGAGAGAGCTTATAATAGGAGATAGACAGACTGGTAAAACAGCCTTAGCAATAGACACTATTATAAATCAAAAGGGACAAGATGTAATTTGTATATATGTAGCTATAGGACAGAAAAGATCTACAGTAGCTCAAATAGTTAACACTTTAGAATCAAAAGGAGCTATGGACTATTCAATCATAGTTTCAGCTACTGCCAGTGAACTAGCACCACTTCAATATATAGCACCTTATGCTGGTGTTGCTATGGCAGAAGAATTTATGTATAAGGGAAAAGACGTACTTATAATATATGATGACTTATCTAAGCACGCAGTTGCATATCGTGCGATGTCATTATTACTTAGGAGGCCACCAGGACGTGAGGCTTACCCTGGAGATGTATTCTATTTACACTCAAGGCTTCTTGAAAGAGCTGCAAGACTTGATGAAAAATACGGTGGAGGTTCTATAACTGCACTTCCAATAATAGAAACACTAGCAGGAGATATATCTGCCTATATACCAACAAATGTTATATCTATAACAGATGGACAGATATTCCTAGAGACAGAGCTTTTCTTCTCAGGACAAAGACCTGCAGTTAACTCAGGACTTTCTGTATCTCGTGTTGGTGGAGCTGCACAGATAAAAGCTATGAAG
This region includes:
- the atpB gene encoding F0F1 ATP synthase subunit A; this translates as MAPGITFTAFGTQIYIHDSVVNSWIIVILLSILSIVVSRKIKKASIEEKPSGLLHVMEIFVETIESLVKTTMGPTRIGFAPFIGTLALYLACANLFGLLGFTPPTSDYSVTLALAIITTVLIHFFGIKTKGIGSYLKGFFEPIPLLFPINLLGELATPISLSFRLFGNILSGVIIMSLVYSALNSISMVITPFVAPILHAYFDLFSGLIQTFIFIMLTMVNISSSMADEEPEGATK
- the atpE gene encoding ATP synthase F0 subunit C encodes the protein MIQGISNEAFILGCSAIGAGLALIAGIGPGVGQGYAAGKACEAVGRQPEAKGDIIQTMLLGQAVAETTGIYGLVIGIILLFVRPLMGAL
- the atpF gene encoding F0F1 ATP synthase subunit B, with amino-acid sequence MDIQINVLPDLVNFSLQIAATIVLFLVMRHFLFKSVSEFLAARKERIAKDIEEAKLQREEAENLRKEYEARIDEAKNEARGIVESAKKRGEELKDQILVEAKTEASNVLAKARNDIEREKEKTMAELKSEVVQIAMMAAEKVVEKSLDEKAHKDMIKKFVDEVGEAQWQN
- a CDS encoding F0F1 ATP synthase subunit delta — encoded protein: MAELVGKRYAEALFEVALELNKLEVFKEEIKAISQVLNSEPKLKTIFEHPKLSKDEKKDIINSIFKDRVSQEIINLCYIVIDKGREAYLTQISEEYTKLSNESQGIVEAKAITAIPMDEEEMKKLENQLSKKLDKKVLLSNEIDSTIVGGVLVKIGDKIIDASIKGRFEKLYKDLNTQRVRIG
- the atpA gene encoding F0F1 ATP synthase subunit alpha, whose amino-acid sequence is MNLRPEEISSIIKEQIKRYEKEIDVVDVGTVIQVGDAIARIHGLENCMAGELLEFPGEVYGMALNLEEDNVGCVLLGSDENIKEGDTVKRTGRIVEVPVGDSLIGRVVNALGQPIDGKGPINTDKFRPVESNAPGVIERKSVSVPLQTGIKAIDSMIPIGRGQRELIIGDRQTGKTALAIDTIINQKGQDVICIYVAIGQKRSTVAQIVNTLESKGAMDYSIIVSATASELAPLQYIAPYAGVAMAEEFMYKGKDVLIIYDDLSKHAVAYRAMSLLLRRPPGREAYPGDVFYLHSRLLERAARLDEKYGGGSITALPIIETLAGDISAYIPTNVISITDGQIFLETELFFSGQRPAVNSGLSVSRVGGAAQIKAMKKVSGGLKLELAQYRELSAFAQFGSDLDKETEERLSHGERIMEILKQPQYSPMPVEKQVMILYAVTNKYLSDIPLDRIRNFENEFLAFMESNYPQVGKGIVEKKELTEEIEKELVKGIEEFKKSFM